Part of the Methylomonas rapida genome is shown below.
GCGAGATTCAATCTGTACTGCTTGGACTGGCCAACAGGGCCGGAACCATTGCGGCATTGATCCAGATTGGCGCGAAAGCCAAGCAAATGGCCGCCGAACGCAAAGGGGGCGCACGATGATGACTCGAGCCAACACCAATCAGATTTCAAAAAACCGGGCCAACCTGGAACGCGCAGCCCGGATAAAACACAACCCACAATTCGACAAAAGGTCGTTGATAGCTGGCCTGGCGTTGCTGTTTTTTGGAGGTGAGAAATGAGCATGGAATGTTTAACCCAGGCATTCAATGCCAGCATCAAAGGGGCAAGTAAGGCGGTGTTGATCGCATTGGCTGATAGGGCCAACCGTGGTGGCTACTGCTTTGCCTCTCTGTCTGACATTGCCTTTCGTGCAGGCTGTGATCGCCGCACAGTGATGCGGTCGATTGATACGCTGGAAAAATCCGGGTTTATCTTGGTTATCCGCGACAAAGGCCGGACGAATCATTACATGATTTTGCCGGCTGTATCAGATGACGCCGGTGACAACATGTCGCAATATGACGAAAGTGAGCAGGCCGATTTTGAACAAAACTTATCCACAGCCAGCGACATAGAGTCACCAAAAAAAGTTATCCACATCGGTGACAATGTGTCAAAAACTGGTGACATGGTGTCAAAAACTAGGGGCGTCATGTCACCCAAACCCAATATAACCCAATTAACCCAAAAACGCGCGCGCGAGGAATCGCCGAAAAATGTCACGTGTCAGCCGAAGGATCGAAAACCGAAACCACGCATCGATGCGCAGCCACCCATCCAGCCAGATCAACCGCAGCGCAACCGGCAGGCCGGCATTCATGGATTGCGAGGTATCAAGGCGATTTTGAAAAACATCACACCAACCCAGCCAGACCAAGACATTGCAAACCGTAAAGCATAGCTATACACTGAGTTATGATTAAGAGTTTCCGGCATAAAGGCATAAAGCAGTTTTTTGAAACGGGCTCAAAGGCCGGTATCAATGCCGAGCATGGCAACAAGCTAGCGCGGCTATTGAATGCCGCCAAGAATCCGCAAGAAATGGACTTGCCCGGCTGGAAACCCCACCCGATCGAAGGCGATTTATATGGCGATGTTCAACCCACCCCACCCCGGCAGCATATTGAAAGAGGATGTTTTACCCGAGCTTGGTATAGGCGTTACAGAGGCAGCGGCTCAATTGGGTGTGTCCCGTGTGGCCTTGTCCCGTGTCGTCAATGGCAAAGCGGCTATCAGCGCAGAAATGGCGATTAGACTCGAAGCCTGGATGAATGGCCCGACCGCCGAAACATGGGTAAAAATGCAAGCCGAATATGACCTATGGCAGGCCCGTCAGAAACCCAAGCCTACCGTTACCCCTGCCCCCAGACCACAAGCCGCTTAACCATATTTGCCGCGCCTAGGATGGCCACCCGAAAACCGGATTCCTTCACCGGCTGGCGCGGCAATCCCTCGAAGGACTACGCTTTGAAGGAGGCGTATCGTGGTTGCTATACCACCTAAAACCATTAATCAAAAAATCAAGGCACGCGAGGCCCTGAGCTTTGCTGACATCATTTATTGTTATCCTCAAATTCGAAACAATAAGGCGGAACAACGGCGGCTAATCGCTCAAATGACGCGGGAATATTTGGCCGGTGAATTAAGAGCGAAAGATGATGGAAGCGAATTTCAACACTGGGTTAAGGTGAAGCGTGATATTGAATTTGAAAACGAAGAACAAGCCCGGTTAGCTGGCTTTGATACCGTTTCACCACATCCATGGCGCTACGAACAGAAGCAATACAAAGATAAGGTTGTGGTGAAAGCCGGTATTGATGCCGTGCTTTCCAGTGAGCAACATATCCGTCTTTCTATCGCTGGTCGATTCGAGGTTATCCAATCGCCCTATTTGCCTAATTTCACAGTATCGCCAGCCGATTACGCGGCCTATCTTGGCAACCATGACGTGGGGTCTATTTTATTGAATGAATGGTTAGATCGAACTTTGACCGGAAAGGCAGCGCCAGCAACACAGGATGAAAAGAAAAAGTACATTGCGCCGATAATATCCGTAGAACAAGACGCCCCCAACACCGACAAAGAAATTAAATTTAATCGATTGCTTGATGAATACTTGTTCGAGCTTTGGTGCGATTGTGGAAAACCGGAAAAGCCGAGTAAATTTAAAAAGCATATCAATACTCTCAAAAACCACCAGAAGAATTCACTAATTGGCAATTGTTATGGATCGGGCAATAAAGGAGAAGATCAATGGACGTTTGAATTTGTAAAGAACGGGATTGTAAAATCTGTCCCATCAGGAACGCTGGGTAACAAAGTTCGAGAATTCAAAAAACGCGTCAACCCCCAAAAATAAAAAAATTCCACAACAGTTTTCCATTTTTCCACACTCTAAAATTTTGTGGAAAAACCAGCATTACAAAACAGGCTCCATCAACAAATCGGAGTCTTTAGTAATGACCAGTCAAGCCAATCAAGCGCCAGCAACCCAGGCGCGAAAAATCGAACCGGTATCATTAACCAAATACCCACCCCTCAACGAAGTCACTCGTGACCTACTGACCACCGACGAAACTGCTTTCTACCTGGGATTGAAGCCGCAAACTTTACGAAAATGGCACTGTGAAGGCCGGGACGTTATCCGGCCAGTGTATTTAGGCCGTAAACCCATGTACCGCAAATCAGCGGTTCAAGCCCTGATTGCGGGCGAGGTGGCAGCATGAAGCCCGCCTTTATCTTCAATCAGTCAGAAAGCGAGTACCGCGCAGCAAAGCCGGAGCTCTCTCAATCGGTTATCAAAAACATGCTGGCACAATCACCGGCCCATGCACGTTATCAGATCGACAACCCGACCGAATCAACGCCAGCAATGCGGCTAGGCACCCATGCACATAATCGTATTTTGGAGCCCGGCAATATTCGCTATGCAGTCGCGCCAGCAGTGGACCGCAGAACAACGAAAGGTAAAGCCGAATATCAGCGAATCATTGATGAAAACCCAGGCAAGGAAATCATCACCGCCAGCGATATGGAGCAGATCGAAGGCATGGCCGCAGCCATTGAAGCCCACCCACTCGCAGGCCGACTGTTACAAGGCAGCGTCGCTGAGGTATCGGCATTCGGCAGCATCAACGGCACAGCAATCAAAGGCCGGCTCGATTACTTCCACCAAGCCGACGGCATTGTCGTCGACCTGAAAACCACCTCCGCCGCTTCACCCGACGAAGCACAGCGATACGCGGTCAAGTATGGCCTGCACATCCAACAATTTGTCTATTCGGATATTTACCGCAGCATCACCGGCAAAGCCCCGGCTGATTTTGTGTTTGTGCTGGTCGAGAAAAATCCCCCGTATGGCGTGGCGGTCGTTCGATTGACGAAAGAAGCAGTCGAAGCAGCACGCGGTCAAGTCGAAAAGGCGCTGGCAATTTGGCAGCAGTGCGAAAAATCCGGCATTTGGCCGGGTTATGGCGACAACGTGATAACCGTCGATTTACCCGCATGGAGCTATCGGAAATTGGAGGTTACGGTATGAGCGATTTAATGAACGCATTGAACACGCCCGCAGCGCCCAAGCCGCAAACCTTGCCAGCCTGCTTAAAAATGGCGTTGCCACGCATCAAGGCCATATCACCGAAAGCGGCTGACCCTAACCGGATCGCGGCGGCTGTGATGGCGGAAACTAAAGCAAACCCGAAACTATTGGAATGCAACCCTTATTCCGTGGTTGGCGCTGTTATCCGTGCGACTCAATTGGGGCTGGAAATCGGTTCGCATCTGGGGCAAGCGTATCTAGTCCCCTACAAAAACGACTGTACTTTGCAGATCGGCTATCGCGGGATGATCGACTTGGCTTTCAAATCCGGCCTTGTCGCCTCAGTCACAGCGCGAACAGTTCACGAAAACGACGTTTTCGACTGGGAGCTTGGCACCGAGGAGCGCATCACCCACAAACCCGCCACAGGAGACAGGGGCAAGCTGATTGCAGTCTATGCCATGGCAAAACTGACCACCGGCGGCATTCACTTTGAGGTGCTGGACCTGGCCGAAATCGAGAAAGCCAAACGCGCCAGCAAATCGAGCGGCTTCGGGCCTTGGAAAGATCATTTTGAAGAGATGGCAAAGAAAACAGCCATCAGGCGATTGTTCAAATATTTACCCGTCGGTACAGAGCTAAGTCGAGCCGTGGCGCTGGATGAAAAAGCCGAAAGCGGCAGCCAGCGCAATGACATCGAAGCCGAGATGGTTCTGGATGCCGAATTTTATCAGGCGGGAGGTGGCGATGGCGCCTAAGTCGAAATTGCCGCCATTCGGCACGATACTGGTAGAGCGCCAGCGTTTCAAGAATCCGCCATGGCTGGTCGTCGTGTGCGTCGGCGCTGGCGCTTGGCAGTCTGCGAAGATTCGGAACGGTCGTGGGGATTCGGTCGGCTTGGTCCTACCACCCGGCGAAAACCCCGCGTCATTCAACTGGCCGATTCAGGGCTGCAAGTGTGTTGTCGAGTGGTCCGTTGGTCCGAGCGTCGACGATGTTGTCGAGCTGGTTAAGGCTTTGTTGAGATCGGGAGCGGAGTTGGTGGCCGTTAATCCGATTTGGCAGAACGGCGTCGCTAACACCGGCGAGCCCAGGGAAGTCGTGCGCATCTACCGCGCAAAGAGGGAGGCCGGCCATGTTGCCAGATGATGACGAGTTTATCGAGATCGACGCGAATCCTGAACAATCCGCGCCTAAACCCTTCCCTTTTATAAGCGCCGCAGAGCTTACAGCGAAGCCCATCAGCATTCCATGGTTGTTGGAGGGTTACATCGAGCGCGGGTCATTGAATCTGCTATTCGGTGGACCGGGAACCGGGAAATCATTACTGGACCTGGATTGGGGGTTTTGCGTGGCGCATGGGATCCACTGGAATGGATGCCCGACCGAGCAAACCGACGTCGTTGTGATCGCTGGCGAAGGTTTCGCAGGCATGGCCAGACGATTAAAGGCGCTGGAAGTCAAACACGGCAGACCAGCACCGGAGCGGTTATTCATCAGCCAACGCCCCGGCGACCTGATCGACTCGAACAACGCACAATGGATAGCGGATTCCATCATGGCGCTTTGTCCGAATCCCGGCTTAATCATCATCGATACGCTACACCGCAACATGACCGGCGATGAAAACAGCAGCGCGGATATTGGGCAGTTTGTCGCCAACATCGACAACCACCTTAAGCCCTTGGGCGCGGCGGTTCTGATCGTCCACCACAGCGGCCACGGCACAGCGCAGCGAAGTCGGGGTAGTTCATCAATCCGAGCGGCGATGGATGCCGAATTTTCCGCTACCAAAGACGGCGCAAATGTCGTGCTGACCTGCACCAAGGCCAAAGACTTCGAGGCATTCAGTCCCCAGCAATTCACGCTCAAAACGGTTGATTTGCCCTGGCCGGATGATGACGGCGAGCCGTTGAAGTCGGTCGTCTTGGAGCATGCCGGCGATGCGAAACCCGTTACAGCAAAGCGGCGATTGTCGGCACGCGATGACGCGATATTGACCGCACTATCTGAGGCTATCGATAAGCATGGCGTCGAACCCTCAGCAGAGATCAAGGACAAGTTCGCCGGATTCAAAGGCTGGACGAACCGCGCGGCGAAAGTCGTTCATATCGACCATTGGCGCGAATTGGCTTACCAAACCATCACCGTTGATTGTGAGGCTGAGGAAGGTAAAGCAGATGCGCGAAAAAAAGCGTTCAAGCGATGCAGGAATAAATTGTTCGATTCCGGTTTTATCGTCGAGCACGGCGATTACGCATGGCCAATATTCCACTAATTATCAAAGGGACAGACAGGGACAAAAGGGGACGAATGTCCCCCCTGGACAGTCCAGTTAGGGGGGACAGACAGGGACACACCTCTGTAAGAGGTGTCCCTTGTCCCCCTGAAACTGTCCCCCGGGAATCGTCCTTAGCCCAGTCCCAGAATTTAAGAGATAAAACGATGAAAATCACATTAACAAACCATGCCCGCATCGAGGCATCGGAAAACATCCTTAACCAGATCGAAAAACGCTGCACGCACAGCAACCCGAAATATTACGAGGCTCTTCGGCAAAACCGTTACACCGGCAGCATCCCCAAACAGATAATGCTGTCCAGACGCATGGACGACGGCAGCCTAGTTATTCCGGTCGGCATGGTGGGCGAACTGTTCACGGCTGGCGCTGAAATCATGGACAACCGGCGCAGCGTATTGGCCCAGATCGGCTTTAATGGCCAGTTGCGGGATTATCAACAAACCTTTGTTGCCGATGCTATGCGAGCGAAAGGCGGCGTGTTGGTGGCGGCAACCGGCGCAGGGAAAACCATTTCCGCCATTGCCCTGGCGTCAAGACTAGAGCAGCGGATGCTGGTATTGGTTAAGTCAAAGGATTTGGCCGAACAATGGCGCGGCGCTATCGAGCAATTCACAGGATTAACCGCGGGCATGATCGGCGCTGGCAAGGATACCGAAGGCGAGCAGTTCACCGTCGGCACCGTGCAAACGCTGGTTAAGCGGGATTTATCCCAACTGGATTACGGCCTGGTGATTGCCGATGAATGCCATAACGCGCCAGCAGATCAGTTTTACCAAGTCATTACCGGCCTGGATGCCCGCTATAAATACGGCCTAAGCGCCACGCCACAGCGGCGCGATAGCCTGGAATTTATGATTCATGCCGCATTAGGCCCGGTCGTGTCTGAAATCAAACCGGAACAGATCGGTGACAAGGTTTTACCGGTCGAGGTCGAGATGGTCGAATTGCCGTGGGAGCGCCGAGCCCCGGAAACCTGGCAGGACTACATCGATATGATTGTGAGCGATGCCGAACGCAACGACGAAATCATTAGACAGATCGATCAAGCGCAGTTTTTGCGGTCGGGCGCCGTGATCGTTTTGAGCCAACAAATCAACCATTGTGAAATCCTGGCGAAATTGGCCGAGGAGGAAGGACTAAAGCCCTTGCTGATACATGGCCAGCTACCCAGCAAGACGCGCCTAGAACGCATGTCACAGGCCCCAGACAGCCAGCTTATCATAGGCACCACTAGCCTATTGTCGGAGGGGATCGACTGGCCGCACCTGCAAACGCTGATATTTGCCACCCCGTTAAGCGCCGTGATCGAAAAAAACGGACAACCCGCAGCCACCAAGCTGATTCAATCGATAGGCCGATGCCGCAGACCCTACCCCGGCAAAACATGCGCGTATGTGATCGATTTCGTCGATAGATGCGCGTTTGGTTACGCCACCGCCAAAAAACGGCGGACCATCTACGAAATACAGGGTTTTACCGTGGAGCGTTTGCCATGGTGAATTGGGCGGAAGAGGCTAAAGCATTGGCCGACCTGGTTGAGTTGCTGGCGCTGGAAATCATCGACGCTATTGCACAGCCAGACGCGCGGCAGGTGCAAGCCTTATATCTGATAACGGAGGCAGGGCAACAGCTTTACGCAGCCAGCATCAACCTAAAGCCGGATGGTGAACAGACCGAGGGGGCGGAATATGCGGATTAATAGCCGGCAAAAAGGCGCCAGCGCAGAACGGGAATTTGCCGGATTGATTGCGGATTGGTGCGGCGTTCGCTTGATTCGCAATTTGGAGCAAACCAGATCGGGCGGCCATGACTTAATCGTTCACCCGGACGAAATCGGCGCGGTCGCTGATGCGTTCCGTCGTCTGGCTATAGAGTGTAAACGGTATCAAACCGCCACCGATGCGCAGATTGCAAAATGGTGGACACAGGCACTTATACAGGCCGACGATGCTGGACTGATACCAGTGCTGGCCTATCGTGCCAATCGCGCCGCGTGGCGCGTCGTCGTGCCGATTTATCGCATAAATCCGGCGCTTGGCACTAGCCAGCAGATAGAGCACGCGGCAACGCTGACAGTGGAAGGTTTCTGTCTGTCCATGAGAGAAACAATTTAGTTTTACGGGTCCTTCCTGGCAAATCGGGATGCGGGTAATTCGGGCCCCGTTTTGATTGTAGGTAGCAAGGCATTTTTATTAGTTGACGTGGAACAATGCGTGGAACACTTTATAACCTGGAACGGGCAACAACTTGTATGGGGTGCGGAACTGGCACGGCGGTTAAACCTATCGCGCCAGCGCATAACCAAGATGAGGCAGGGAGGGAAAATCCGTTATGCGGTCGAATTATTGCAACTGTACGATTTCCAGCAGGCGGTTATCGATTACGATCGCAACAGCGACCCAGGCCACGTACTCCGACACAAGGCCGACAAACTGGACGCCATTGACCGGCATTCCCAAAAATTTAGCCAAACTGCCTACAAAGTGCCTACATGAAATCGGCAGGCAATAAAAAAGGCCTAGGTCGTCAAACCTAAGCCTTTGATTTGTCTGGTAGCGGGGGCAGGATTTGAACCTACGACCTTCGGGTTATGAGCCCGACGAGCTACCAAGCTGCTCCACCCCGCGATTGATTTGGGCTATTATACGGATTAATCCGTTTGCGTCAAGCACAATCTTGCTTTCTGTTTGTGCGCGGCACCGACTGCCTGCAGATCATGTATTACAACCGCCAACACTTTGGGGTTCTCAGCGTTTATCAAGCCGGCCGACTCAACCGTTTCAAGGATGGGCAATCGAGTGCTTCGGCACACAGTTGGAAAGGCAAAACCGGCAGAGATCATATGACAAAGTGCTTCGTGGGATTATGGTTTACCCTGTAACCCATACTCGATCGACGCGGCTTTGCTAATAAAGCTTTTTCCGCGCATTTCCGGATGTCTGGAATCGAAAGGTTTTACGTAACTACCCTGCATGCCGCCATGAGCACAAACGCCGACGCCGTATTTCATTATCACCAACGCACCAAACATCAGCCCAATGCTTATGCCAAAGGCCCCGACTCGCTGGATTGGGCCAATCAACCCGACCCGTTCCGCCGTTTTACAGGCTGCGAGTCGGTGAAGCTACCCCTGCCCGGCATGGAGCTGGCTTGCCGATTTGGCGATCTGGACAAGCCAGAAACCATACCCCCGCAACCCTTAACCATGAACAACCTCGGGCTAATGCTGGAATTGTCGTTCGGTTTGTCGGCTTGGAAACAATACGACCCTGACCACTGGGCTTTGCGCTGCAACCCTTCCAGCGGCAATTTGCATCCGACCGAGGCCTATCTGATCTGCACCGATGCTTCATTGCTGCAGCCAGGGGTTTATCACTACGTCAGCCACGATCATGCGCTGGAACGCCGCTGCCATTTCGCCGGTGACGATCTGTCTGGCGAGCTTTATATCGGCCTATCCTCTATTCACTGGCGCGAAGCCTGGAAATACGGCGAACGCGCTTTTCGTTATTGCCAACACGACATCGGCCACGCGCTGGCGGCTCTGAGTTATGCCGCTGCCTGTCTAGGCTGGTCACCGGAATTGCTCGGCGAAGCCAGTGATGCCGACATTGCCAGCTGGTTGGGACTGGACCGTAGCGACGATTTTGTGGAACACGAGCGAGAAGCCCCCGATTTGCTTTGCCGATTGCGCACCAATCAGCACGGCTGCGAGGCCTTCGACGCCCAGCGGTTGACGCAAATGACACATGGCGCGCAGTGGTCCGGCAAAGCCCTACGCCTGAGCGACAGACACTTTCATCGCTGGCCCATCATCGACGAAGCCGCTCATCAAATGCAAAAACCCGCCACCACCGCCGAGCGCAGTCAGCCCTACGCGTTTGACTTGCCGACTCCCAGTCATAACCTCGCCGCCAGTCGTTTGATACGCCAACGTCGTAGCGCACAGCATTTCGATGGCACCGCAGCATCATTGCCGTTAGCCGATTTTCACCGCATCCTGGCGGCATTGCTGCCCAACGCCAAGCCGCCATTTACGGCATGGAATTGGCCGGCACAGGTACATATGCTGATATTCGTGCACAGGGTGGACACACTGAAACCCGGCCTTTATTTGCTGCCGCGTAACGCAAACGCTATCACAGCCCTAAAACAGACTTTTGCCACCGATTTTGTCTGGCAACGCAGCGCAGCACCTTTCGAATTTTACCAATTGGTAGCGGGCGATATCCGCCAAGCCGCGAAAACGCTTTGCTGCCACCAGGCCATCGCTGGCGACAGCGCATTCAGCCTTGGTATGTTGGCGCGATTTGCCGAAAACGTAGAGGCAGAGACCTGGCGCTACCGGCGCCTGTTCTGGGAGTGCGGCCTGCTCGGGCAAATCCTGTACCTGGAAGCCGAAGCATCCGGCGTGCGCGGTACCGGTATCGGCTGCTTCTTCGATGACATGGTGCATGCCGTGCTGGGCTTGCGGGATCACACCTGGCAAAGCCTGTACCACTTTACCGTGGGCATGCCGCTGGAAGACAACCGCCTGCAAACCTTACCTGCCTATGCTCATTTGCGTGGCGAAATCAGTTCCGAAGGGAAGGTTTGAAAGCTGTTTCAGCTTACCGGTGACCCAATTCGCGCGCAATTTTTCAAAGCCTGCGGATGTCGTCAGCATCACTTTCCAAACAAATCCTAAAATCAAGCCGGCATCCGGCGTCAAGTTCATCATCCTAGAAAAATCATTTAACCCACGAAACACATGAAAATCACGAAAAGTTTCAAACGGTTATCCCCCAAAGAACCGCACCGAAAAGGTGAGCCGATAAGCTTCATAACGCAATGGTTTCTTTCGTGTATTTCGTTCTTTTCGCGGACTTGCTGCCGGTTTTAGGATCATGGAACAGACAGACATCCACTCGCCCACAGCTTCATGAGACTTAAAGTGCCGCTTGACGATTTGTCCGGGCAAAACATGCAAGCTCAGTGTGTCTTGCAAAAAACCGACCGGTCTTGGTATCGTTATGCGCAAAAGAGTGGCTGCTTTCAACGTCGCCTGGGAGGAAAACCATACGTGCTCAATTCATCGACCTTTATTTACTGTCCGCGTTGCGGAAGTCGAAACACCTGCGTTTCATCCAGGCAATCCAGGAAAGCTTCGCTCAGGGCCTGGTTTTATAAAATTTACCGTTGCAACGACTGCTCCTGTCATTTCAAAACCTTTTTAAGTCAACGCTTTCTGGCGATCATTGCCCTAGTGCTATCACTTACTTTCATACTGACTTCCGCAATATATTGGTTGAAACCCAAAAACGAAATTTATCAGGAGGAAGCGATTTCTCCGGAGATTATTGACTTGGCCAAGCAAGGCAATGCCGAGGCCGCACTGGAGCTTGGCTTGCACAGCAAACATAGGAATCCGAAAGAATCCTCGGAATGGCTGGAAAAATCCGCCAAACGAGGAAACCTAGAAGCCAAGTATCATTACGGCATGGCACTGATGGAGGGTAACGGTGTTTTGCAAAACTACAAGGACGCCATCTACTGGCTGCAAGATGCCGCAATGTCAGGGCATGACTCGGCACAGTACGAAATGGGCAACATTCTTGATTTGGGCATAGGGGTATTGAAAGACACCCAGAAAGCCTACATGTGGTTTACCTTGGCCGCGGCAAAGGATGTAAAAGACGCCGTTACCAGAAGAGACGCCCTATCCAAGAGCCTCTCCCTGGAACAGATCCTGACCATGCAGGAAGAAGCAAAGAAAATTGCATCCAAGGACAATTCCAAACATCAACCCTAGTCCTCAACAATGCCGGCCTAAGCTGCCGCC
Proteins encoded:
- a CDS encoding helix-turn-helix domain-containing protein, with protein sequence MSMECLTQAFNASIKGASKAVLIALADRANRGGYCFASLSDIAFRAGCDRRTVMRSIDTLEKSGFILVIRDKGRTNHYMILPAVSDDAGDNMSQYDESEQADFEQNLSTASDIESPKKVIHIGDNVSKTGDMVSKTRGVMSPKPNITQLTQKRAREESPKNVTCQPKDRKPKPRIDAQPPIQPDQPQRNRQAGIHGLRGIKAILKNITPTQPDQDIANRKA
- a CDS encoding HigA family addiction module antitoxin; this encodes MAMFNPPHPGSILKEDVLPELGIGVTEAAAQLGVSRVALSRVVNGKAAISAEMAIRLEAWMNGPTAETWVKMQAEYDLWQARQKPKPTVTPAPRPQAA
- a CDS encoding helix-turn-helix domain-containing protein, translated to MTSQANQAPATQARKIEPVSLTKYPPLNEVTRDLLTTDETAFYLGLKPQTLRKWHCEGRDVIRPVYLGRKPMYRKSAVQALIAGEVAA
- a CDS encoding PD-(D/E)XK nuclease-like domain-containing protein, coding for MKPAFIFNQSESEYRAAKPELSQSVIKNMLAQSPAHARYQIDNPTESTPAMRLGTHAHNRILEPGNIRYAVAPAVDRRTTKGKAEYQRIIDENPGKEIITASDMEQIEGMAAAIEAHPLAGRLLQGSVAEVSAFGSINGTAIKGRLDYFHQADGIVVDLKTTSAASPDEAQRYAVKYGLHIQQFVYSDIYRSITGKAPADFVFVLVEKNPPYGVAVVRLTKEAVEAARGQVEKALAIWQQCEKSGIWPGYGDNVITVDLPAWSYRKLEVTV
- a CDS encoding recombinase RecT — protein: MSDLMNALNTPAAPKPQTLPACLKMALPRIKAISPKAADPNRIAAAVMAETKANPKLLECNPYSVVGAVIRATQLGLEIGSHLGQAYLVPYKNDCTLQIGYRGMIDLAFKSGLVASVTARTVHENDVFDWELGTEERITHKPATGDRGKLIAVYAMAKLTTGGIHFEVLDLAEIEKAKRASKSSGFGPWKDHFEEMAKKTAIRRLFKYLPVGTELSRAVALDEKAESGSQRNDIEAEMVLDAEFYQAGGGDGA
- a CDS encoding AAA family ATPase produces the protein MLPDDDEFIEIDANPEQSAPKPFPFISAAELTAKPISIPWLLEGYIERGSLNLLFGGPGTGKSLLDLDWGFCVAHGIHWNGCPTEQTDVVVIAGEGFAGMARRLKALEVKHGRPAPERLFISQRPGDLIDSNNAQWIADSIMALCPNPGLIIIDTLHRNMTGDENSSADIGQFVANIDNHLKPLGAAVLIVHHSGHGTAQRSRGSSSIRAAMDAEFSATKDGANVVLTCTKAKDFEAFSPQQFTLKTVDLPWPDDDGEPLKSVVLEHAGDAKPVTAKRRLSARDDAILTALSEAIDKHGVEPSAEIKDKFAGFKGWTNRAAKVVHIDHWRELAYQTITVDCEAEEGKADARKKAFKRCRNKLFDSGFIVEHGDYAWPIFH
- a CDS encoding DEAD/DEAH box helicase, which encodes MKITLTNHARIEASENILNQIEKRCTHSNPKYYEALRQNRYTGSIPKQIMLSRRMDDGSLVIPVGMVGELFTAGAEIMDNRRSVLAQIGFNGQLRDYQQTFVADAMRAKGGVLVAATGAGKTISAIALASRLEQRMLVLVKSKDLAEQWRGAIEQFTGLTAGMIGAGKDTEGEQFTVGTVQTLVKRDLSQLDYGLVIADECHNAPADQFYQVITGLDARYKYGLSATPQRRDSLEFMIHAALGPVVSEIKPEQIGDKVLPVEVEMVELPWERRAPETWQDYIDMIVSDAERNDEIIRQIDQAQFLRSGAVIVLSQQINHCEILAKLAEEEGLKPLLIHGQLPSKTRLERMSQAPDSQLIIGTTSLLSEGIDWPHLQTLIFATPLSAVIEKNGQPAATKLIQSIGRCRRPYPGKTCAYVIDFVDRCAFGYATAKKRRTIYEIQGFTVERLPW
- a CDS encoding putative PDDEXK endonuclease, with amino-acid sequence MRINSRQKGASAEREFAGLIADWCGVRLIRNLEQTRSGGHDLIVHPDEIGAVADAFRRLAIECKRYQTATDAQIAKWWTQALIQADDAGLIPVLAYRANRAAWRVVVPIYRINPALGTSQQIEHAATLTVEGFCLSMRETI
- a CDS encoding SagB/ThcOx family dehydrogenase; translated protein: MSTNADAVFHYHQRTKHQPNAYAKGPDSLDWANQPDPFRRFTGCESVKLPLPGMELACRFGDLDKPETIPPQPLTMNNLGLMLELSFGLSAWKQYDPDHWALRCNPSSGNLHPTEAYLICTDASLLQPGVYHYVSHDHALERRCHFAGDDLSGELYIGLSSIHWREAWKYGERAFRYCQHDIGHALAALSYAAACLGWSPELLGEASDADIASWLGLDRSDDFVEHEREAPDLLCRLRTNQHGCEAFDAQRLTQMTHGAQWSGKALRLSDRHFHRWPIIDEAAHQMQKPATTAERSQPYAFDLPTPSHNLAASRLIRQRRSAQHFDGTAASLPLADFHRILAALLPNAKPPFTAWNWPAQVHMLIFVHRVDTLKPGLYLLPRNANAITALKQTFATDFVWQRSAAPFEFYQLVAGDIRQAAKTLCCHQAIAGDSAFSLGMLARFAENVEAETWRYRRLFWECGLLGQILYLEAEASGVRGTGIGCFFDDMVHAVLGLRDHTWQSLYHFTVGMPLEDNRLQTLPAYAHLRGEISSEGKV
- a CDS encoding tetratricopeptide repeat protein; this encodes MKPKNEIYQEEAISPEIIDLAKQGNAEAALELGLHSKHRNPKESSEWLEKSAKRGNLEAKYHYGMALMEGNGVLQNYKDAIYWLQDAAMSGHDSAQYEMGNILDLGIGVLKDTQKAYMWFTLAAAKDVKDAVTRRDALSKSLSLEQILTMQEEAKKIASKDNSKHQP